The Dehalococcoidia bacterium genome has a segment encoding these proteins:
- a CDS encoding carbon monoxide dehydrogenase accessory protein CooC, with amino-acid sequence MKLAITGKGGVGKTTLASLLARLYAAEGKAVLAIDANPDANLALALGLPPGEARRISPIAEMKDLIEERTGARPGSEAPFFKLNPRVDDIPERFSAKIDGIRLLIMGTVKTGGSGCMCPESALLKNLISHLLLRESDVVIMDMDAGVEHLGRGTAQAMDALIIVVEPGRRSIQTAEAIGRLASDLGIKRYYVVGSKTISDADRRFITKSLPDFEVLGFIGYSPKIREADLSGVSIFDADPEVVAEVRSIKERLERKEAK; translated from the coding sequence ATGAAACTGGCGATCACTGGAAAGGGAGGCGTGGGAAAGACCACACTGGCAAGCCTGCTGGCACGCCTCTACGCCGCTGAAGGAAAGGCTGTGCTGGCGATAGATGCGAACCCCGACGCCAATCTCGCATTGGCCCTCGGTCTCCCACCGGGTGAGGCGCGTCGCATCAGCCCCATCGCTGAGATGAAAGACCTGATAGAGGAGCGAACCGGAGCTAGGCCGGGGAGCGAGGCTCCCTTCTTCAAGCTCAACCCCAGGGTTGATGACATCCCTGAGCGGTTCTCGGCGAAAATAGATGGGATCAGGCTACTTATTATGGGCACGGTGAAGACTGGGGGAAGCGGTTGCATGTGCCCTGAGAGCGCTCTGCTTAAAAACCTGATAAGCCACCTCCTCCTAAGGGAGTCCGATGTGGTAATTATGGATATGGACGCTGGCGTGGAGCACCTCGGCCGGGGAACGGCACAGGCAATGGATGCCTTGATCATCGTCGTAGAGCCGGGGAGGAGGAGCATCCAAACGGCGGAGGCGATCGGGAGACTGGCGTCAGACCTGGGCATCAAGAGGTACTATGTCGTGGGTTCTAAAACTATTAGCGACGCCGACCGCCGTTTTATTACCAAGAGCTTGCCCGATTTTGAGGTGCTCGGCTTTATAGGTTACAGCCCAAAGATCAGGGAGGCCGATCTGAGCGGGGTGAGCATCTTCGATGCTGACCCGGAGGTAGTGGCGGAGGTGAGAAGCATAAAGGAAAGGCTAGAGCGCAAGGAGGCGAAATGA